The DNA segment TCGTATTCACCCATTCTGAAAGACAAGATGGTTGTTGAGATTTTCTTACGCAAAAATTCCGCAGATGCGCCAGAACAAAGCAGAATATCCGCCTCCTGCTCATATTCTATGGCTCTAGCCGTCTCTAATAATTTATCAACCGATGTTTCTACAATGCGTATTTCCGCCTGCTGTTCATAGCGGGGCATTATTTCCTGGAGGATTCGCGTCAGCTTGCTGGGCTTGCCATCGAATGTGAGGTGGTTGATAAGGGTAACGATCAGTGGTTTGCGTTTTGCAAAAGCCATGTTTAATTCTTTTGGTCTTGGATTTAGGCTCCATTCTAGCTGCAGTGCGAGTATTTCAAAAGTGACTTTAAACGTTTCATTGATGAACCATCAATATTTTAACTTACTATTCTAGTCTTTCAACTGATTGCAGAAGCTTGAATTTAAACAAAAATATAAATCTTGGCAGATGGCACCGTACTTGCAGGAATCCAAGGTATGGAAACATGATTTCAAAGAGAGTAGCTAATGAACATTTCGCAGAATAGCTTAGCTTCACAACAGGATATTCCGGAGGCACCACAGGGTTGGCAGCAAAGCCTAGAACGATATTTCTCAAATGTCGTTTTAAATGGCAAAGCTACTATCACTGATATGAAGCGTCTTTCTGGCGGCGCCATTCAAGAGAACTGGCTGCTAAGTGTTCTTGTGCAAGGCGGTGATTCCGCTGGCGAGAATAGGTGGGTTTTACGGACAGATTCTTCATCTGTTGTACAGGTGAGTATGTCTCGCGGGCATGAATACGCTGTTCTCAATGCTGTTTACGAAGCCGGTGTTCAAGTGCCTGCGCCTTTGTGGCTCTGTAGTGATTTGGATGTTATTGGGCGTGAGTTTTTTGTGATGCAGGCTGTGGATGGCACGGCCACTGGTCACCGTTTAGTGAAAGACGATTCACTGGTCCCGGATCGCTCCGCCCTCTGCCGTGAGCTCGGACGAAATCTGGCAAAGCTTCATACCATACGCCCCCCTAGAGAGTCGCTCGCTTTTCTACTTGCCCCAGGAGCTGACCCAGTAAGATCAATTATTGCGCAGTATCTTGATTTTTTGGATGAGCTGCCTCAAGCGTTCCCTGTTATCGAATGGGGGTTACGTTGGTTGCACACAAACAAACCGAATCCCATCGAACCCTGTCTTATCCACCGTGATTTTCGAACCGGTAATTTCATGGTTGATCAGGGATCTATTTCTGGGATTCTGGACTGGGAGTTTACTGCTTGGGGAGATTGGCGCGAAGACATTGGATGGCTAACCGCAAAGTGTTGGCGCTTTGGCAATAACGCCAACGTGGCCGGAGGGATTGGGAATGTGAGCGATCTGATGGCAGGATATTCCGACATATGCCCACGTGAAATATCGCCGGAAGAACTTCGCTACTGGCAAATTATGGCACACGTTCGGTGGGCCATAATTGCTGTTCAACAAGCTGAGCGTCATCTATCAGACCAGCAACATTCGCTGGAGCTTGCGCTAACAGGGCGCCTGGTTCCGGAGCTTGAACATAATATTCTGACCTTGATTGGAGATTACTGATGAATCGTCCGGATGCGCCGGAGCTGCTTGCTGCCGCTCGTGAAACACTTATGAACGATGTTTTTCCATCGATTCCCGAACACTTACGTTATGAAGTACGCATGATCGCCAGTGCTATG comes from the Marinobacter psychrophilus genome and includes:
- a CDS encoding phosphotransferase family protein gives rise to the protein MNISQNSLASQQDIPEAPQGWQQSLERYFSNVVLNGKATITDMKRLSGGAIQENWLLSVLVQGGDSAGENRWVLRTDSSSVVQVSMSRGHEYAVLNAVYEAGVQVPAPLWLCSDLDVIGREFFVMQAVDGTATGHRLVKDDSLVPDRSALCRELGRNLAKLHTIRPPRESLAFLLAPGADPVRSIIAQYLDFLDELPQAFPVIEWGLRWLHTNKPNPIEPCLIHRDFRTGNFMVDQGSISGILDWEFTAWGDWREDIGWLTAKCWRFGNNANVAGGIGNVSDLMAGYSDICPREISPEELRYWQIMAHVRWAIIAVQQAERHLSDQQHSLELALTGRLVPELEHNILTLIGDY